From a single Nostoc edaphicum CCNP1411 genomic region:
- a CDS encoding Photosystem Q(B) protein 1: MSTIVQPQREFNFFDFWDSFCRWITSTENRIYIGWFGVLTIPTLLAATICFILAFIAAPSVDMDGIREPIMGSLMDGNNLITAAVVPTSAAIGLHFYPIWDAASMDEWLYNGGPYQLIVLHFLIGIWCYLGRFWELSYRLGMRPWIAIAYSAPVIAATSVLLVYPIGQGSFSDGLPLGITGTFHFMLAFQGDHNILMHPFHMLGVAGIFSGALFSSLHGSLVTSTLIRKTDENESINAGYKLGQQKVTYKYLAGHSSFLGRLLIPIFASKNHRAFHLLLAAFPTIGIWFAAMGVCSMAFNINGLNFNHSILDSRGEVIRTNADILNRANLGINAMHAPNVHNFPLVLSSGQPIPVS; encoded by the coding sequence ATGAGTACCATTGTTCAACCTCAAAGAGAATTTAATTTTTTTGATTTCTGGGATAGTTTTTGTCGCTGGATTACTAGTACAGAAAATCGGATTTACATCGGCTGGTTTGGTGTATTGACGATTCCCACCTTGTTGGCTGCCACCATCTGTTTTATTTTGGCTTTTATTGCCGCTCCCAGCGTAGATATGGATGGCATCCGTGAGCCAATCATGGGTTCACTGATGGATGGTAATAATTTAATTACAGCCGCAGTTGTACCGACCTCTGCTGCCATTGGTTTGCACTTTTATCCCATCTGGGACGCAGCATCAATGGATGAATGGCTCTACAATGGTGGGCCATATCAATTGATTGTGCTGCATTTTCTCATTGGTATTTGGTGCTATCTAGGGCGATTTTGGGAACTCAGCTATCGTTTGGGAATGCGCCCCTGGATAGCAATTGCCTATTCTGCACCCGTCATTGCCGCTACTTCCGTGTTGTTAGTTTATCCCATTGGCCAAGGTAGTTTTTCTGATGGTTTACCTTTGGGAATCACTGGAACTTTCCACTTTATGTTGGCTTTCCAAGGTGATCACAATATTCTTATGCACCCGTTTCACATGTTGGGTGTAGCAGGTATATTCAGTGGCGCACTATTTAGTTCTTTACATGGTTCTTTGGTGACTTCAACACTCATTCGTAAGACCGATGAAAATGAATCAATTAATGCCGGATATAAGTTGGGTCAACAGAAAGTCACCTACAAGTACTTAGCAGGACACTCTAGCTTTTTGGGACGGTTGTTGATTCCTATCTTTGCTAGTAAAAATCATCGTGCTTTCCATTTATTATTAGCAGCATTCCCAACGATAGGTATTTGGTTTGCAGCGATGGGTGTATGTTCGATGGCGTTTAATATCAATGGGTTGAACTTTAATCATTCCATCTTAGATAGTCGGGGTGAAGTAATTAGAACCAACGCTGATATACTGAACCGTGCCAATCTGGGTATAAATGCAATGCACGCTCCTAATGTCCATAATTTTCCTTTAGTTTTGTCTAGTGGTCAACCTATTCCAGTTAGTTAA
- a CDS encoding hydrogenase maturation protease: MNFNAMGYAPAEAIAIGYGNELRSDDGIGQRVAKALHLSKVKSLAVHQLTPELAEALAHANLAIFIDACFTSESSQVQVQLLSPESFKMIAGHTADPRSLLALTQALYNRCPPAWWIKVPGVNFELGCYLSPFAEVGVAIALQKITQIIDENFSLLL, translated from the coding sequence ATGAATTTTAATGCGATGGGCTACGCTCCGGCGGAAGCGATCGCCATTGGTTACGGTAATGAATTGCGTAGTGATGATGGCATTGGGCAACGAGTAGCTAAGGCGTTGCATCTATCAAAAGTGAAATCTTTGGCTGTCCATCAACTCACCCCCGAACTGGCTGAAGCTTTAGCCCATGCTAATTTGGCAATCTTTATCGATGCTTGTTTCACCTCTGAAAGTTCTCAGGTACAGGTACAATTGCTTTCACCTGAATCTTTCAAAATGATTGCTGGACATACAGCTGATCCGCGATCGCTCTTAGCTCTCACTCAAGCCCTTTATAATCGTTGTCCACCAGCTTGGTGGATAAAAGTACCAGGCGTAAACTTTGAATTAGGTTGCTACTTATCACCATTTGCTGAAGTTGGAGTTGCGATCGCTTTACAAAAAATTACCCAGATTATAGACGAAAATTTCAGCTTACTTCTTTAA
- a CDS encoding bifunctional acetate--CoA ligase family protein/GNAT family N-acetyltransferase, producing the protein MQKPIQSSGERAYDILRTEKANPLDAIFAPKSVAVIGASEKAGSVGRTLLWNLISNPFGGTVFPVNPKRHSILGIKAYPTIFDVPELVDLAVIATPAPTVPGIIAECVDTGIKGAIILSAGFKEAGAEGIALEQQILEQAHRGKMRIIGPNCLGVMSPRTGLNATFASTMARPGNVGFISQSGALCTAILDWSFRENVGFSAFVSLGSMLDVGWGDLIYYLGDDPHTKSIVIYMESIGNARSFLSAAREVALTKPIIVIKAGRTEAAAKAAASHTGALTGSDEVLDAAFRRCGVLRVNSISDLFDMAEVLAKQPRPKGPRLTILTNAGGPGVLATDALIAAGGEVAPISEETSASLNQLLPAHWSHGNPIDILGDADPQRYTKALEIAVKDPNSDGLLVILTPQAMTDPTQTAEQLKPYAQIAGKPILASWMGGADIAAGEMILNRNHIPTYPYPDTAARIFSYMWQSSYNLRGIYETPVMPVFDSASGIPDRNCVEKIIQIARQAGRTILTEFESKQILAAYGIPVVATCVSKSEDEAVQCAETIGYPVALKLFSEIITHKTDVGGVQLNLKDAEAVRHAYNAIKLSLHDKLQHDPHYSLLSTQHSALFLGVTVQPMVKMAGYELIIGSSLDAQFGPVLLFGTGGQLVEIFHDRAIALPPLNTTLARRIMEQTQIYKALKGVRGRKSVDMDALEQLMVVFSQLVVEQRWIKEIDINPLLASSEQLIALDARIILHEPDVEEDQLPKLAIRPYPTKYVSKWTMKDGTPVTIRPIRPEDEPLMVQFHKTLSEQSVYFRYFHLIKLQSRVAHERLTRICFIDYDREIALVVEYQNPETQTREILAVGRLSKIHGTNEAEFAIVVCDRSQCQGIGTELLQRLLQVSRDEQLSTITADILVDNYAMQKVCEKLGFHIERTDDPTVVKAEIDIKTFHPEN; encoded by the coding sequence ATGCAAAAGCCTATCCAGTCATCTGGCGAACGCGCCTATGATATTTTGCGAACTGAGAAAGCAAATCCCCTTGATGCGATCTTTGCACCAAAAAGTGTGGCTGTAATTGGTGCTAGCGAAAAAGCTGGTAGTGTTGGACGCACTCTACTATGGAACTTGATTAGCAATCCTTTTGGTGGAACTGTTTTCCCTGTCAATCCCAAGCGGCACAGCATCTTGGGAATCAAAGCATACCCGACTATCTTTGATGTCCCAGAACTAGTGGATTTAGCAGTTATTGCCACCCCCGCACCAACAGTCCCAGGTATTATTGCTGAGTGTGTGGATACAGGTATCAAAGGTGCAATTATCCTCAGTGCTGGTTTTAAAGAAGCTGGTGCAGAGGGTATCGCTTTAGAACAGCAAATACTTGAGCAAGCACATCGTGGCAAAATGCGGATTATTGGCCCTAATTGCTTGGGTGTAATGAGTCCACGCACAGGTTTAAATGCAACTTTTGCCAGTACAATGGCGCGTCCTGGGAATGTCGGCTTCATTAGTCAAAGTGGAGCGCTTTGCACTGCTATCCTTGATTGGAGTTTTCGGGAAAACGTTGGTTTTAGCGCCTTTGTTTCTCTTGGCTCAATGCTGGATGTGGGTTGGGGAGATTTGATTTACTATCTGGGTGATGACCCGCATACCAAAAGTATTGTCATTTACATGGAATCAATTGGGAATGCGCGATCGTTTTTGTCAGCAGCGCGAGAAGTTGCTCTCACTAAACCGATTATTGTCATAAAAGCAGGTCGGACTGAAGCCGCAGCCAAAGCAGCAGCTTCCCATACTGGCGCACTTACAGGAAGTGATGAAGTTCTGGATGCAGCTTTCCGGCGTTGTGGGGTGTTGCGCGTTAATAGCATCTCTGACCTGTTCGATATGGCAGAGGTACTGGCAAAACAACCCCGTCCGAAAGGGCCACGGCTGACAATTTTAACTAATGCAGGTGGGCCTGGGGTACTTGCTACTGATGCTTTGATTGCAGCAGGTGGAGAAGTTGCACCAATTTCTGAGGAAACTAGCGCATCCCTGAATCAACTATTACCAGCACATTGGAGTCATGGCAACCCGATTGATATTCTAGGAGACGCTGACCCACAGAGATATACCAAAGCGTTGGAAATTGCTGTGAAAGATCCCAATAGTGATGGTTTATTGGTGATTCTCACTCCTCAAGCAATGACAGACCCCACCCAAACAGCCGAGCAATTGAAACCTTATGCACAGATAGCTGGTAAACCTATCCTTGCTAGTTGGATGGGAGGAGCAGATATTGCAGCAGGTGAGATGATTCTCAATCGTAACCATATCCCCACATATCCTTACCCTGATACTGCTGCTCGGATATTTAGTTATATGTGGCAGTCTAGTTATAATCTGCGCGGTATCTACGAAACTCCTGTAATGCCTGTATTTGATTCCGCTTCAGGGATACCAGACCGTAATTGTGTGGAAAAAATTATCCAAATAGCCCGTCAGGCTGGGCGAACTATTCTTACAGAGTTTGAATCGAAGCAGATTTTAGCTGCTTATGGTATTCCGGTGGTTGCAACTTGCGTTTCTAAAAGTGAGGATGAAGCAGTTCAATGTGCTGAAACAATTGGCTATCCAGTTGCTTTAAAGCTCTTTTCCGAGATAATCACTCATAAAACTGATGTTGGCGGTGTGCAGTTAAATCTAAAAGATGCTGAAGCTGTACGACATGCTTACAACGCTATTAAATTATCCTTACACGATAAACTACAACACGACCCTCATTACTCATTACTCAGCACTCAGCACTCAGCACTCTTCTTAGGTGTAACTGTGCAGCCTATGGTAAAAATGGCCGGTTATGAACTGATTATTGGCAGTAGTCTGGATGCACAGTTTGGCCCGGTGTTGCTGTTTGGTACAGGGGGACAACTAGTTGAGATTTTTCACGATCGCGCGATCGCACTTCCACCCCTCAATACCACTTTAGCGCGGCGCATAATGGAGCAAACGCAGATTTACAAAGCGTTGAAAGGAGTCCGGGGACGCAAAAGTGTTGATATGGATGCCCTTGAACAATTAATGGTGGTATTTAGTCAATTAGTTGTAGAACAACGTTGGATTAAGGAAATCGATATTAACCCGTTGTTGGCTTCATCTGAACAATTAATTGCCCTCGATGCACGGATTATCCTCCATGAACCAGATGTTGAAGAAGACCAACTACCAAAGTTAGCGATTCGACCTTATCCTACAAAATATGTCAGCAAATGGACGATGAAAGATGGCACTCCTGTTACCATTCGTCCCATCCGTCCAGAAGATGAACCGTTGATGGTGCAATTTCACAAGACACTCTCAGAGCAAAGTGTTTATTTTCGTTATTTCCACTTAATTAAGCTCCAGTCGAGAGTAGCCCATGAACGCTTAACACGTATCTGCTTTATTGATTACGATCGCGAAATAGCCCTAGTTGTCGAATATCAAAATCCCGAAACGCAGACACGGGAAATCTTGGCAGTCGGTCGGTTAAGTAAAATACATGGTACGAATGAAGCAGAATTTGCTATTGTGGTTTGCGATCGCT
- a CDS encoding sulfurtransferase yields MNTKLLISPQELTSLSAEKSSQAAIIDTRSPEDYAISHIPQSLNIRDFFTYLLEDSSPAGLKELQEYFAEIMSKLGISGAERLIVYEDALNRGYGQSCRAAFLLKYLGCAQVSILHGGYRAWLNAGLPTTDEVPLRESSIFRLHPNADMMVTTAEMLEAIDNPAIIKLDVRDRNEWLGLSSSPYHPDFCPRKGRIPNAVWLEWHRLMDSESEIPTFRSPDEIREICNSVGITSESIVYIYCFKGSRAANTLIALEEAGISARNYFGSWNEWSRDLSLPIDSRVI; encoded by the coding sequence GTGAATACAAAACTCCTCATTTCTCCTCAAGAACTCACGTCACTGTCAGCAGAAAAGTCGTCACAGGCTGCCATTATCGATACGCGAAGCCCCGAAGATTATGCTATTTCTCATATTCCTCAATCCCTAAATATTAGAGATTTTTTCACCTATCTCTTAGAGGATTCCTCCCCAGCAGGATTAAAGGAATTACAAGAGTATTTTGCAGAAATTATGAGCAAGCTGGGAATATCGGGTGCAGAACGGTTAATTGTGTACGAAGATGCCTTAAATAGAGGTTATGGTCAATCTTGCCGAGCAGCTTTTTTACTGAAGTATTTGGGTTGCGCTCAGGTATCTATTTTACATGGAGGATATAGAGCATGGCTCAACGCAGGATTACCTACTACCGATGAAGTACCATTACGTGAAAGCAGCATATTTAGATTGCATCCCAATGCTGATATGATGGTGACTACCGCAGAGATGTTGGAAGCAATTGACAATCCAGCAATTATTAAATTAGACGTGCGCGATCGCAACGAATGGCTTGGGTTGAGTTCTTCTCCCTACCATCCTGATTTTTGTCCTCGCAAAGGCAGAATCCCTAACGCTGTATGGTTAGAATGGCATCGTCTAATGGATTCTGAATCGGAAATCCCCACGTTCCGATCGCCAGATGAAATCCGAGAAATTTGTAACTCAGTAGGTATTACTTCAGAGTCCATTGTGTATATTTACTGCTTTAAGGGTTCAAGGGCTGCTAATACATTAATAGCCCTTGAAGAGGCAGGAATTTCTGCCAGAAATTATTTTGGCTCTTGGAATGAATGGTCGCGTGACTTATCACTACCCATTGATAGTAGAGTAATCTAA